One region of Stegostoma tigrinum isolate sSteTig4 chromosome 19, sSteTig4.hap1, whole genome shotgun sequence genomic DNA includes:
- the LOC125461374 gene encoding uncharacterized protein LOC125461374 isoform X2 encodes MLRANTCDHLRILSQVSHRDCATKLKNLSLDHKDKNSKKITRNMSNPGRRGTSLLRPNSSVQKKEMSNNLTESCPRNTRSASRLKQPARLLASHRKLLRMSVAARESPSNVRPVTPMVSADSSALGDPTFDADAPCQQLSTCSRKAACCSTLNPLPQSFDLPSAAPDEDSASDLSDSERIPLESSPCRPPDLNLRAEVIVPADLTPTSSCAEFNYPDFLPEPYASWNLRELSLLVNSSSNARSPVTARPMGFLESFVGRLLALEWLQLKTEQAERSRLTRPRSNTAPGSCNPARHPGRGRRACLMLPSSPGYLAIGPACTVAGACSHCWLRYPDCIGNSRPEAYQNFSRSSSTKQRGTGSPLRAGGQPKARAFLGHKEAVLGKGPSETAFLHCSSTAKARKQRLRTLQCAPPCPYHSPSASLRLCMMHQGECHTGKMGSREQSLVVEKDFSLDNRSRGISNSNGKGKRQLRHLK; translated from the exons GTCTCGCACAGAGATTGTGCAACCAAATTAAAGAACCTTTCCTTGGACCACAAGGACAAGAATTCAAAAAAG ATTACCAGAAACATGTCAAATCCAGGCAGGAGAGGCACCTCTCTACTCCGACCAAACAGCTCTGTTCAGAAGAAGGAGATGAGCAATAATTTGACTGAGAGTTGTCCAAG GAACACCAGGTCCGCGTCACGTTTGAAGCAGCCAGCGAGACTGCTGGcctcccacaggaagctgctgagGATGTCGGTGGCGGCCAGGGAGTCTCCCTCCAACGTCAGGCCTGTAACACCGATGGTGTCAGCGGACTCCTCAGCGCTGGGCGACCCAACGTTTGACGCGGACGCGCCCTGCCAGCAGCTGAGCACCTGCTCCCGTAAAGCTGCCTGCTGCTCCACACTGAACCCACTGCCACAGAGCTTCGATTTACCATCAGCTGCCCCGGATGAGGACAGCGCGAGTGACCTCTCTGATTCCGAAAGAATTCCCTTGGAATCCAGCCCTTGCAGACCTCCGGACCTGAACCTGCGGGCTGAAGTGATAGTCCCAGCTGACCTGACTCCCACTTCCAGCTGCGCTGAGTTCAACTACCCAGATTTCCTGCCCGAGCCATACGCCAGCTGGAACCTGCGGGAGCTCTCTTTGCTGGtcaacagcagcagcaatgcCAGGAGCCCGGTCACCGCCCGGCCTATGGGGTTTCTGGAGAGCTTTGTGGGCCGACTCCTTGCTTTGGAATGGTTGCAGCTGAAGACGGAGCAGGCCGAAAGGAGCAGGCTCACCCGCCCGCGTTCCAACACCGCTCCCGGCAGCTGTAACCCTGCTCGGCATCCCGGGAGAGGCAGGAGAGCCTgcctgatgttacccagcagccCGGGGTATCTGGCTATTGGGCCTGCATGCACTGTTGCCGGTGCCTGCAGTCACTGCTGGTTACGGTACCCCGACTGCATTGGCAACAGCCGCCCTGAGGCATACCAGAACTTCTCCCGCAGCTCCAGTACAAAGCAGCGTGGCACAGGCTCCCCGCTGAGAGCGGGTGGTCAGCCCAAGGCGAGAGCCTTCCTCGGCCACAAGGAGGCGGTGCTTGGAAAGGGGCCCTCAGAGACCGCCTTCTTGCACTGCAGCTCAACAGCGAAGGCGCGGAAACAACGCCTGCGCACGCTGCAGTGTGCTCCCCCCTGCCCCTATCACAGCCCCTCTGCTTCCCTCAGACTATGCATGATGCATCAGGGTGAATGTCACACCGGGAAAATGGGGAGCAGGGAGCAGAGCCTTGTGGTGGAGAAAGACTTCAGTCTGGACAACAGATCCCGAGGGATCAGCAACTCCAACGGAAAGGGGAAGCGACAGCTCCGACACCTGAAATAG
- the LOC125461374 gene encoding uncharacterized protein LOC125461374 isoform X3 — MSNPGRRGTSLLRPNSSVQKKEMSNNLTESCPRNTRSASRLKQPARLLASHRKLLRMSVAARESPSNVRPVTPMVSADSSALGDPTFDADAPCQQLSTCSRKAACCSTLNPLPQSFDLPSAAPDEDSASDLSDSERIPLESSPCRPPDLNLRAEVIVPADLTPTSSCAEFNYPDFLPEPYASWNLRELSLLVNSSSNARSPVTARPMGFLESFVGRLLALEWLQLKTEQAERSRLTRPRSNTAPGSCNPARHPGRGRRACLMLPSSPGYLAIGPACTVAGACSHCWLRYPDCIGNSRPEAYQNFSRSSSTKQRGTGSPLRAGGQPKARAFLGHKEAVLGKGPSETAFLHCSSTAKARKQRLRTLQCAPPCPYHSPSASLRLCMMHQGECHTGKMGSREQSLVVEKDFSLDNRSRGISNSNGKGKRQLRHLK, encoded by the exons ATGTCAAATCCAGGCAGGAGAGGCACCTCTCTACTCCGACCAAACAGCTCTGTTCAGAAGAAGGAGATGAGCAATAATTTGACTGAGAGTTGTCCAAG GAACACCAGGTCCGCGTCACGTTTGAAGCAGCCAGCGAGACTGCTGGcctcccacaggaagctgctgagGATGTCGGTGGCGGCCAGGGAGTCTCCCTCCAACGTCAGGCCTGTAACACCGATGGTGTCAGCGGACTCCTCAGCGCTGGGCGACCCAACGTTTGACGCGGACGCGCCCTGCCAGCAGCTGAGCACCTGCTCCCGTAAAGCTGCCTGCTGCTCCACACTGAACCCACTGCCACAGAGCTTCGATTTACCATCAGCTGCCCCGGATGAGGACAGCGCGAGTGACCTCTCTGATTCCGAAAGAATTCCCTTGGAATCCAGCCCTTGCAGACCTCCGGACCTGAACCTGCGGGCTGAAGTGATAGTCCCAGCTGACCTGACTCCCACTTCCAGCTGCGCTGAGTTCAACTACCCAGATTTCCTGCCCGAGCCATACGCCAGCTGGAACCTGCGGGAGCTCTCTTTGCTGGtcaacagcagcagcaatgcCAGGAGCCCGGTCACCGCCCGGCCTATGGGGTTTCTGGAGAGCTTTGTGGGCCGACTCCTTGCTTTGGAATGGTTGCAGCTGAAGACGGAGCAGGCCGAAAGGAGCAGGCTCACCCGCCCGCGTTCCAACACCGCTCCCGGCAGCTGTAACCCTGCTCGGCATCCCGGGAGAGGCAGGAGAGCCTgcctgatgttacccagcagccCGGGGTATCTGGCTATTGGGCCTGCATGCACTGTTGCCGGTGCCTGCAGTCACTGCTGGTTACGGTACCCCGACTGCATTGGCAACAGCCGCCCTGAGGCATACCAGAACTTCTCCCGCAGCTCCAGTACAAAGCAGCGTGGCACAGGCTCCCCGCTGAGAGCGGGTGGTCAGCCCAAGGCGAGAGCCTTCCTCGGCCACAAGGAGGCGGTGCTTGGAAAGGGGCCCTCAGAGACCGCCTTCTTGCACTGCAGCTCAACAGCGAAGGCGCGGAAACAACGCCTGCGCACGCTGCAGTGTGCTCCCCCCTGCCCCTATCACAGCCCCTCTGCTTCCCTCAGACTATGCATGATGCATCAGGGTGAATGTCACACCGGGAAAATGGGGAGCAGGGAGCAGAGCCTTGTGGTGGAGAAAGACTTCAGTCTGGACAACAGATCCCGAGGGATCAGCAACTCCAACGGAAAGGGGAAGCGACAGCTCCGACACCTGAAATAG